A window of bacterium genomic DNA:
AATCTTAGTGCCCACACAGGTTAGATGATTAAATTGCTGAGGCGAGTTATGAAACTATTGACGTTTTTAAGTAAATTTAAAAAAGAAAAATCTTCAGCTGTAAAGGCAATTTCCTCGCCGAGAACTGTTCTAGATTTCCCGAGGGTAGCAGCGGAAGCAAATATTTCACGTGTAGCCACAGAAGCCTCAGACGATGAGCGCATCGCCCTGGTGGTTGAAAAACTAGCGCACGATGCTCAAGTCAAGGGAGCAGCGGAAGTTTTTATCGGTCATCCCGACAAAGCAAGTTATGAGTTTGTTGTCGGCAGTAAGTGTTACCGTGGAAAAATTCACCCCTCAGTCTATCAAACTCTTGCGGCATACTTTAATGGACAACACCGACTTGAGCGCAGTTGCAACGAGTCTCAAGTGCTAAAAAAGATTTGTATTTCTTTGACGAGGAATTTTGAGCATCCAGTCTTGTGTTTGAGCTGGGAACTGCTTGTGCCTGAGTCACCCGAACTTTCTGCCCCAGAAATTTTAGCAGGCCCTTATGCGCAAGCAACTGACGAAACGGCAGCACTGCCCACGGTCTTACTGGTCGATGACGACTTACGCTTATTAATGGTACTTTCCAAGATTTTTGAATCAAAATCCTTTACAGTCGTAACCGAGCATATTAGCTCGCGTGCACTTGAAAGACTTAATCGTGGGGAAGTCCAAGCTGATTTAGTCATTGCTGATGTGCATATGCCGAATTTGGACGGTCCGAAGTTTTTACACGAGCTGCGCCAAGGCTTCCCAGATTTACCTGTGATTATGCTTACTTCAGATATGAATTCGTTAATTGAAGCTGAACTGGCACTGCTTGGAGC
This region includes:
- a CDS encoding response regulator: MKLLTFLSKFKKEKSSAVKAISSPRTVLDFPRVAAEANISRVATEASDDERIALVVEKLAHDAQVKGAAEVFIGHPDKASYEFVVGSKCYRGKIHPSVYQTLAAYFNGQHRLERSCNESQVLKKICISLTRNFEHPVLCLSWELLVPESPELSAPEILAGPYAQATDETAALPTVLLVDDDLRLLMVLSKIFESKSFTVVTEHISSRALERLNRGEVQADLVIADVHMPNLDGPKFLHELRQGFPDLPVIMLTSDMNSLIEAELALLGADAFVRKQEDPKILLAWAKNLLLRKYRMKTKRAVEELAA